Genomic window (Arachis hypogaea cultivar Tifrunner chromosome 13, arahy.Tifrunner.gnm2.J5K5, whole genome shotgun sequence):
aaagaGAATATTCGTTTTTTTAATGGAATATTCtgttattttaaacatttttgttATGGTAAggattaaattgaaaataaaattatagtatagaaacccaattaaaaagaaaaaaagtatagggacctaattaaaattttggtgaaactatagagaccaacagagtaattaaacctaaaaaaaaaaacaaaggacaAGTGAGGCGTTAAACACTTAAACTTCTTAGTTCTTACATGATGAATATTGCGTAATTGTGCTTGGTGGTCTGCGACAACTACCGCAGAAgtggcggtggtggtggctgAATTAGAAGTTGGGGGTGTGaacaacataaataaaaaagtttaattgTTGGGaaggtttttataattttattgaatttttaattaaatttttatacatttttttttaattgagtcctcttattatttaatttttttaattaagtcactaacgttataaaaatatatgaaataacagaatattttattaaaaaattaaatattctaaaattcaaaatattagaCTTACCTGAGGATacttgaatattttttaaatttcaaaattacccTTATCacatttgttataaaatttgtgAATCTTTGTGTTCATGTATCTATATCTCTATTTGTTTAAGACAATAGCCAAATACACCCTTGAGTAATCTAAAGtagttataatataatttaaatatgtaaaaaaattacattaactACAGAAAAATTTAAACCGTGAATTATGCAAAAATTGAAACTAAGACTATTGATATTCTTTATACCAATTTGATCATTTATTCTATAGTTCAAAGAATTAGATTTGATATTATACACACATTTGTTGACTAATATACAAGAGGCTAACTTGGTGATTTAAAAATCTTTTCAAGTTACAAGTAAAAAACTTTTCTCTGCATCCATGAATTTTTTACATGGTTGTTAACCAAGTAATTTCCTTCATACGCGCGTCCTCCACTCCTCACTCGTTTGTCATACACGCGCTACATATAACGTGCTGCAACGTaaacctcctcctccttcttcttcttcttctctactcgTGTTCTTCCTTATTGATCTGCATTGCCTTCGTCGTTCTCCTCTGGTCGCGTTCATCTTCTCGTTTTTTTATTTCGATCTAGTTACgttgcatttatcttcttcctattctccttcgttttcttcttcgatctgcacttCTGAATCGAAACAACAAATGACTCAACTTTAAATCaggagagcgatttggattactcttctgaaacgaatcaaactgacaaagtttggattattcaattttgaatcgaattgaatggaatgcaattgctaatttgaattgaattaaatggacaGAGGTGtactgaattaaattgaattgaattgataatatgtaaattgtaggcagagttatttgaatttgattttatataatggattatgtttcgttcactcagtactatacaattatttcaccatgagtactgtgttcggttcattctgtaaaaagttgtttgaatttgattttatataatggatacaattgtattgtgttcggttcaccatgagtactgtgttcggttcaccatgagtactgtgtttgcTTCACCAtaagtactgtgttcggttcattctgcactattcaaaactcttcttcctcaccttctactacttcttcaccagagagaggaggaaaagacaaaaaaatacagcagcaacaacaacaaaagaatgacaatagggtttcagggtttagggttttagggtttataggttcagggttcagtgtacaggggttcagtgtgtttcaaACTTTCGGTTTGCTCCttgtattaatttcggttcaccgtgttcatggttgaggatttagggtttaggggtctagggtttagggttcagagttttagggtttacggtaggatttagggtttagggttcagggtttagcaTACAGggttcgttcactcagtactatacaattgtattgtgttcggttcaccatgagtattaTGTTTGGTTCACTATGAATACTGTGTTTGCTTCACCATGAGTaatgtgttcggttcattctacACTATTCAAAATTattcttcctcaccttctactacttcttcaccagagagagaaggaagaaaagacaaaaaaatacagcagcaacaacaacaaaagaatgacgataaagaGAAAacgtgtgaagaagaagaaacgcgaaaaaggaggagaaggaggaacgcgaaaaagaaggCTAAAAAGAAGACGCTAtgtgtaaatgagcatgaaaagaaGCGTTGGATAAGAGCGATTTCGTGTATGTTGAACACGTGTATTTCACATTTCATTTAATGGTATTAGATTTTTTTGTGTTGGACCAACTTGGTTACTTGGTTACATAAATGTGTAGCATCCCCCTTAAGTAAAATACCCACATCAATATGTAGTTCCTGCTTATCCTTGTGGGTTCCGAACAAAATCTTTTAGCACAAGTCACAACCACCAAAATCTACCATGCACCTTAAGAAAATGACGATAATTTGAATTTCAGCATTCGAGAAAATAAATTCATATGATGAAGCCTGCAATCCAAATACTATTAGTAGCCCTAATCAAGTAATACATCATTACATCTAGTACTTCTCGGGCTCTAAGTTGCCCTACTATTCTAAAGGAATGGGTAACCTATACATCACGATACAGAACTACTTTGTGAAATTGGTACATCTCAACtcggagaagaaaaaaaaattaatttgcccAGAAAGGCAGGAACAACCTGCGACCCAAAGAAGGGCAGGGGCAGGTAAGCTAAATTCTGgctaaaaaaatctgaaaattagCTCCAATCGGAGAATGCTTCACCCAAAGATCAGCATCATTGAAAGAGGCTAGCAATACAAATTCAATAAGTAGAGGCCTCACAGATGAAATAATCTTCAAGTTAAAGGAACACCGCCACATGAGAGGATCACTAATAGTTGATAAAGATTTGCGATCATGTCTTTGACCTTTTCTGCTTTTGAGAAACAAAGCGAACTCCCTGCTTCCTGAGTTCCACGGTCTTGATCTTCCCATCATCTAAGGTAACGTACAATTTCGATGAGCCTTCAACTATATCAGTAACCTCTCCCTTATGCCTATACAAACATGCAGAAGGTAAGAAAATGTAGACTGTAGCCTATTACAAAGTCAATGCCTCATGACAAAGAAATGCGTTGAACTGTCGATGAAATCAAATTAAGTATGGACAAAGATGGTCCAAGTTTCATCCATTCAGTGAGCCAGTAATCAGATAAATAGTAGATAAAAGTGTTCAGATATGAAAGATAAACTAATTAGACACAAAGTAGAAGAGAACTTGACGGGCTGGTACAAAAGTATGCATCATTTTCGCTGGCATGCCATTATTTAATATTAGTTATTTACTAACCAAGAATTGTCCGATGTGTGATGAACTTCAACTCTTTTACCAATTGCATCATTGCCCAACTTCATCAATATCCAGTTAGCATCCATGATTTCATCCATTAGATTTCCCGTCTGTGATTGATTTACATCTCCAGCCTCATTAAATGATGCTTTCTCCTTGAAAGGTGAAGGTCTCTTCCTTTTTGACCTCTGGCCCTTGATTGTAGTCTTTTCTTCCTCTTGAATAATAGAATTTTTACTTTCTACACTAGGTTTCTTGAATTTAAATCTGAGTAGTGGTTTAGAATCTTTTGCCAAAGAATGTGAAGGTGTTTGATTATGATTGTTATCTGTCCCATCATATGCATCAGAAATGCCTTCTTTCGGCCTCCGATGATATGTTCTTTCACCTCTTGGTGTTGCTTCCACGTTTGCATCAGTACCACGTTTTCCCTGCAAGATGCGAGTTTGATCTAAAGGAACCTCACCTCTACCAGATGGTAGAGTGAATTTCTGAACTTCTGGCTTCAATTTCCCCAGTTTAATGAAATTTTCTTCTCTACCTGAAACCTTTAAATGTTTTGATTGGCCAGAGTCAACATTGCTTCCTGTAAGTCACATGAACCTCAATTACTATTCCTAGAAACTTGAGTTAATACTAGAAATATCTTCAAAACTCATATGCTAATACTTAGTACAGTGGAAGGTAATTGCAAAAATATTATGGACTTCAGGGATAGAAGAAGAGCAGGCAACACTATCTTTACCATCAACACGTCTAGCGGCTCCATCATGTCTATCTGATGCAAATCCTTTCCTTACTTGGCTTATATCTTCACTTCCTGAGAAGAAAATTTGAACAGGAGAAGtcacaaaacaaagaaaaagaaggaagaagagagctTCAAACTATTCAAGACCAAAAGCGCACACAATGCAATCACTGTTAATAACTGTATACATATCTCTTCCCTATTGATGTATATCAATGATTTTCTGGGGAGGAAAGGGTGACATTGATTAAGAAATCAGCCAAACACAATTTCAAATAACAAGTACCACAACCCCAATTTCACAAGTTAATACATTGTAAGTAGGGAGACAGAAATACAAACAAACAACAGAAATACAAACAatcaatcaaaaaaataaataagacttGATTGAGATGTATACCATTAACAGTAACCAGATCTTGATCCCTTTGGCAGCTTGAAGTATCAGAGCGGGGAGAATTAGCCACATTAATTTTCCGTGCACCCAAATTAATGACCAACTTCTTACCTTTGACACTCTCAGCCTTATCACCATCTTTTCCAATCTCATCTTCACTATTCAGTATATGTGCCTTATTATTTTTGATTCGGAAAACTCTGGGCTTCCTCTCTTCATCACTAACCATCACCTCATCAACAAACTTATGTTTCAAAATCCCTGTCTTGTTGATAGGACAAGATACTTCAGTTTGGCTCAGGCTTCCAGCAGCAGGGGATGAATAAACTTCAGGACCTTCATTTCTTTGGGATTGTATATCATCATTCTTATCATCATCCAAGCTATGTAAAGATTTTACATCGCTTTGTCCTTCAAAACTATAGTGCATGTCTGGTTTATTAGTCATAACCGACTGAGAGTCCTTTTTCTTAGAAtttttgtttgaagatttctttATATAATCCTTAAACTTCTTGGGTGAGTTATTCGATAAATTCTTTAAAGAGAATTTAAAGGAACGGCCAGATTCACTCTTTAATTTCAAAGGCTCGCTATCCTCATCATCTGAAAATGGTGAAATAGAAAATATTTCTTCCTGAGTTGGCAAACCAGCTGCAGCCCTCAAGCTGGCAATTAAATCTCTATCAGCAATATTTCTTCTCTTCCAAAGCTCTTGAACTGCATCCTCAAGTCCCTTGATCTGGAGCATACACATAAACAAATACATACAGCATGGTACAACGAACAAAATCAACATAGACTAATATCAAGAGGCTTGTTACATGGTTTCTGATATTGAAGGCATGATCCATACCTGATAACATTCCCCACGACAAGTAGGACATTTATACTGCAAATTCCGATCCACTTGAAATTGGTGATATTTCTCATCACtgtcaaaaacaaaaaacaaaatgaaataagcaAACTTTAAACAGGGAAAAATGATGACTAACCTCAAGGTCAAAATTAGTGGCTATGTGAAGACAATGTCAAGAGTCAACAATCTCtcaagaaaaacaagtaaaaaaaaaattgacaatagATTCCAAATATCACAataaactcaaaatattaatcaACGAGGCAATAAAAGGAAATAGAATCATGAAGTTCACAATGGAAATGACACAAAAAATGGAATgctaatcaaaatatatattcttGGTTGCAAATGAAAGCAGTTCACCTTCGAAATGCTGCAAAAGGTAAACTAACTAACCTAATATTATCACAGTGACAATGCACCCAACGCTGGCAAATATCACAGCAAACCATTGGTGTTGATTCTGAATCTCTGTAAACCTGCAAAATAAGACATACACAATGAATCTCAGATTTCCTTCAGAATCCAACAcctgagaaaaaaaataaaatagctgAGGATAATATGCATGCTAGCAGCTAGCAAAACATAATACTTGAGAAGACGAGATCTTGGGAACCTATACAATCCTGTACGACAGATGCAGATAACATTTCTATtattttggtgttgggaggagGAAAAGGGGGGTTGGAGGGGGATACATGTTTATATCCTTCAACTATATTCAAAGATCAAAAAAtcctaaataaaatataaaatctgCATATAAATTCCTTCTAACATTAGAAATACATCAAATAATTTCCTTTATAATCATTCTACAAGCTTGCTCCAATATTGTCCTGCTTTACTAACAATGCCCTAGAAGAACATAAAGGGAAAAGACTGGCACCTTCAAACAGACTGGACAGTAGTTGCCTTTCACAAACAATCTTCCGCATGCATCACAGCAGGTGTACCCTAGAAACCACCTATATAATTTATTTGGAAAATAGGAGAAGGTAAGTTCGTCTAATTAAGATTACTCAATCAGCAAGGGCAGGGGAGGAATTAAATATCATGTAATAagtaaaaattaaactatttttaactAGCCAATGTGACATATTGGTGGTATACATTCAGTACGGACAATCCATAATCCAATGCATGCTTAACAGAAGGGAGAGATGAATTATCAAAAAGATATTTATAATCTCCTTTGATTTTGTTAAACAGAATTATAATTGAACCCTTTTCTTTTATGCTTTTCGTTTTGGTAGTGGGGACAAGCAATTGTGATATTCTCTACAATTTCGAAATCTATTCAACAGGAAAAGTAAAACACTATTACATGGCACTTTCTATCATAAGGGCCTCACAATTAAATAGACATAAAGGTTGCATAACATCTAACAAAAAACATACAGGGCATATATAATTCATCCAATAAAATAAACACTGGAAACAATGTTTAGGATACAAACACTCTGGAATCATACCTCACACTCAGTCCATTTCCGGGAACATTGGATCCACAACTGTGACACCTTGTATGTTTTGGGCACAAATATGGCCCAGTACTAACATTCTGCATTACAAATAATTGTAAATGAAATAGTATGTTGAAAATCAATATTATACATGCTACCAAGTGATAGAGATCCTACCTTATGAGGAGGTTGCAGACAATAACAATGGTAAGCACCATCACACCTTTTGCAAAACATGAACTTACTTGGATCACCTGTCCTTCTGCAAGCCTAGATGGAAGCCAAGAATGGATAAGACATAAATATCTCTAACAATAGCCAAAAGCATACAAATTCATCATATATAATGAGTGTAAATACTTTTAGAATATTGAATGAAGTCAGACATCCCCAAGCATGTGATATAGCTGGTATAAAATATAACTTTTCTTTATTACaacagaaaaagagaaaaagagtttcacactaTGTAATAATCAAACAAATgtcttatttttgtttaatttttaaattgaacatgcatGTCCATCTCCTATCCAATaccataaaaataactaataagacAAGCAATGTGTTCTGAGGCATTGGGTACCCAAAAAAACATAATCAAGCAACTAAATGAGATATAATCCCTAGTGATATAACAATCTTTTTTGTTCTAGAGAGTGAATAGGTTAATATGGAGATACTTTTATGAAATAAAAGAGCTAGATTGAGAGTATAATCAATTAAGAGGCCGGTAATAATTTTCCCAAGAGGATTCAAGAAACTATTCTATGTAAGCTCAATACTATCACACACCATCCTATCCACCCAATACCTACCTCACAAATTCGGCAAGCCCTGCAGGTCCATGAGCTCCAATGAAACAAATCTGCAGAAAAAGACCCAACTAACGTAAAGATATGGCACTTAGACCACACTATATATTATATAGGAAAACAAACATACTTCCTTTACCTCTATTTTGTGCCCAACTTCTCAAGCAGTTCCTATGATACTTCTTGTTACAACTCTTACACGATAGCATCTTCTTTGCTCTCTCGCTTCCTTCGTTTTCAACACGATTACACATTCGACAAAAGACTTTGGCATTAGCTTGGCCCGGTTCTTCTCCAACAGGATTTCCAGGTGCATCCTGTTCATATAAGCCAATAGTACCAAACTCACAAACCAACTTCACTTGATCATGTAATACATAATACATCGAGGGAAAAAAAACCCTCACACAATAATATTACTCTAGCATCCAATACAGCAGcacatacataaaaaataaacatgAATAATCCTCAACTCGTTTTCCAACCTATGGTTCAAGCGCTCAGCTCAAGATTTGAAGCAACACCATGCCACCAAATTAGTCAACGAAAGCACACATACCAATTAACTCAGAAACCTAGACTACCTGAGTTCCATGATACACACGCAATTtctcaaccaaaaaaaaaaagaaaaaataccaaACAGTAAAACACTGATTGGCGGACTCctcgcaagaagaagaagaagcctcACCGCAACATCACCGGACTCCAACCGGCGAGCGTATTCCTCGGCGGCGATCATGGCGGCGGCGCCCTTCCGCTGCAGTGCCACGCGCTTTGCCTTCATCGATGCGGACTCCTCTTCCGCGGCAGGTACTCCTCCATCCGGCGTAGGATTCGGCGGCGGAGGAGGCGGTACGACCTTGGGAACTGCAACCTTGACGGTGGCCGTGTCCTTTCGATTGTCGGAGAGGAATTCGCCGAGCGCGGCAACGTCGTTGAGGAAGCCATTGGAAGCTTCAGTTCCATGAAGAGCTCGCGGAAACCCTAAGGCGCAGAAGCAGATTCTACGACTGCAAAAACCACCGAAAaaccagaaaaaagaaaaaacgaaGAGAGcgaagagaaaagaaaacaaacGATAGATATGTAGTTAGTTTCTGAGTATATCGTAGTTGAAATTGCGAGGGAAAATATaatataagagaaaataaaagaaagaaaaaagaaaaaaagaagaaaaaaaagagacagTTAGAATAAGAATACCATGTAATTGGGCAAGCTACGTGAAATGCCATATGCTTTGGTGGATTTAGATTTCAATTTTTTCGTGTTTAGGGGATCGTTCACCCCACAAAACCCCTGAATTTTACGTccttctttttattaaaataaaataaatattattttataagggGAAAATAAAAGAGGGTtgggaaatttgaaaaaaaaagaaaaaaataataataataaagagggGTGGGGATTGAGAGGGTGAAGT
Coding sequences:
- the LOC112737352 gene encoding uncharacterized protein, whose protein sequence is MAFHVACPITCRRICFCALGFPRALHGTEASNGFLNDVAALGEFLSDNRKDTATVKVAVPKVVPPPPPPNPTPDGGVPAAEEESASMKAKRVALQRKGAAAMIAAEEYARRLESGDVADAPGNPVGEEPGQANAKVFCRMCNRVENEGSERAKKMLSCKSCNKKYHRNCLRSWAQNRDLFHWSSWTCRACRICEACRRTGDPSKFMFCKRCDGAYHCYCLQPPHKNVSTGPYLCPKHTRCHSCGSNVPGNGLSVRWFLGYTCCDACGRLFVKGNYCPVCLKVYRDSESTPMVCCDICQRWVHCHCDNISDEKYHQFQVDRNLQYKCPTCRGECYQIKGLEDAVQELWKRRNIADRDLIASLRAAAGLPTQEEIFSISPFSDDEDSEPLKLKSESGRSFKFSLKNLSNNSPKKFKDYIKKSSNKNSKKKDSQSVMTNKPDMHYSFEGQSDVKSLHSLDDDKNDDIQSQRNEGPEVYSSPAAGSLSQTEVSCPINKTGILKHKFVDEVMVSDEERKPRVFRIKNNKAHILNSEDEIGKDGDKAESVKGKKLVINLGARKINVANSPRSDTSSCQRDQDLVTVNGSEDISQVRKGFASDRHDGAARRVDGSNVDSGQSKHLKVSGREENFIKLGKLKPEVQKFTLPSGRGEVPLDQTRILQGKRGTDANVEATPRGERTYHRRPKEGISDAYDGTDNNHNQTPSHSLAKDSKPLLRFKFKKPSVESKNSIIQEEEKTTIKGQRSKRKRPSPFKEKASFNEAGDVNQSQTGNLMDEIMDANWILMKLGNDAIGKRVEVHHTSDNSWHKGEVTDIVEGSSKLYVTLDDGKIKTVELRKQGVRFVSQKQKRSKT